In Terriglobia bacterium, a single window of DNA contains:
- a CDS encoding sigma-70 family RNA polymerase sigma factor, which yields MSELAGAIGVHTEEASIIAELQAGSEEAYAWLIAQYHQPIYSLVYRILDDPADAPDTTQEVFLKVFRGINRFHGESSLKTWIYRIAVHEASNRRRWWFRHKVRETSIEPAAERQADEQGALAIRDTLTDGSESPLDTVLHEEVRSRVEAELKQLPEPYRTTVVLRDIEEMSYEQIAEVLNVSLGTVKSRLVRGRDALRRRLERYAREIGPELGLKVGVKKVEAEPGNRATSVAKVIGRSQ from the coding sequence GTGAGTGAACTCGCCGGCGCCATCGGTGTACACACCGAAGAGGCCTCGATCATCGCCGAACTGCAAGCGGGATCGGAGGAGGCCTACGCCTGGTTAATCGCTCAATATCATCAGCCGATTTACAGCTTGGTCTACCGAATTCTCGACGACCCGGCTGACGCGCCTGACACGACCCAGGAAGTTTTCCTCAAGGTATTCCGGGGAATAAATCGCTTCCATGGTGAATCAAGCCTGAAGACCTGGATTTACCGTATCGCCGTTCATGAGGCTTCAAATCGCCGCCGCTGGTGGTTCCGGCACAAGGTTCGTGAGACCTCGATCGAACCTGCGGCAGAGCGCCAGGCTGACGAACAGGGTGCGCTGGCAATCCGTGATACCTTGACCGACGGCTCCGAATCGCCATTGGATACCGTGCTTCACGAAGAAGTGCGTAGCCGCGTGGAAGCGGAACTGAAGCAGTTGCCCGAGCCGTACCGCACGACCGTCGTCCTGCGCGATATCGAGGAGATGTCGTACGAGCAGATCGCCGAAGTGCTGAATGTTTCGCTCGGTACCGTCAAGTCGCGGCTGGTTCGTGGTCGCGATGCTCTGCGCCGGCGGTTAGAACGCTACGCCCGCGAGATCGGGCCTGAGTTGGGATTGAAGGTTGGTGTAAAGAAAGTCGAGGCCGAACCCGGGAACCGCGCCACCTCGGTTGCCAAGGTGATCGGGAGGTCACAGTAA
- a CDS encoding alkaline phosphatase family protein, translating to MNRNLRSGLLSAAFAVFTLLCSSCRGPLDVQSGGSGNAFGGGDPNVATNSPIKHVIVVVFQNSSFDHLFGHYTPPSGQMIEVANSGSPGWSETDANGNVVTPTLRTDPNSTDMPHGHEAYVASYNNGAMDGFAAAEGEQAMQYYDQTVSGVDVFYNYASQYALADHYFSSALTSAPAQMFYMVSATDNDIYYSTYPVYGPCTQPDAAATPNTSPNVGDEMSQHKVGWTWFQEAYGQCGNYVPQENPFQYFTSTQNGSHIQDLSVFYAQLQSGEIPSVSFIQMAPAHSGHPGSSSITAAATWFDQFVKQVQGSSEWNSTAIIAIWDEGGGWYDHVAPPQIDSQGLGIRVPMILVSRYAKKGIVYHNVADHTSILKFIQWNWNLPSLNSRNERLDDLRGMFTF from the coding sequence ATGAATAGAAATCTACGGTCAGGCCTTCTCAGTGCTGCTTTCGCGGTCTTTACTCTCCTGTGCTCCTCTTGCCGCGGTCCCCTGGACGTTCAGAGCGGCGGCTCAGGGAATGCGTTTGGCGGAGGTGACCCCAATGTCGCCACTAATTCGCCTATCAAGCACGTGATAGTAGTCGTATTCCAGAACAGCTCGTTCGATCACCTGTTCGGCCATTACACGCCACCGAGCGGTCAAATGATCGAAGTCGCCAATTCGGGGTCGCCGGGCTGGTCGGAGACTGATGCGAATGGGAATGTGGTGACGCCCACGCTGCGTACGGACCCCAATTCCACGGACATGCCGCACGGTCATGAAGCGTATGTCGCGTCATACAACAATGGGGCCATGGACGGCTTTGCTGCTGCTGAAGGCGAGCAGGCGATGCAGTACTACGATCAGACCGTTTCCGGCGTCGATGTTTTTTACAACTACGCCAGCCAGTACGCGCTGGCGGACCATTACTTCTCGTCAGCGCTGACTAGCGCTCCGGCGCAGATGTTTTACATGGTTTCGGCAACCGACAACGATATTTACTACAGCACGTACCCGGTTTATGGGCCTTGTACGCAACCGGACGCCGCGGCAACGCCCAACACTTCGCCGAACGTGGGCGACGAGATGAGCCAGCATAAAGTTGGCTGGACTTGGTTCCAGGAAGCGTACGGCCAGTGCGGCAATTACGTTCCGCAGGAAAATCCGTTTCAATATTTCACGAGCACGCAAAATGGATCGCACATCCAGGACCTGTCCGTCTTCTACGCGCAATTGCAGAGTGGCGAGATTCCCTCGGTTTCTTTCATCCAGATGGCGCCGGCTCACAGTGGACACCCGGGGTCGAGTTCGATTACGGCAGCTGCGACCTGGTTCGATCAATTCGTAAAACAGGTGCAGGGTTCCAGTGAATGGAACAGTACGGCGATCATCGCGATCTGGGATGAGGGTGGTGGTTGGTACGACCACGTCGCGCCGCCGCAGATCGACTCGCAAGGGCTCGGGATCCGAGTGCCGATGATCCTGGTCTCACGGTATGCGAAGAAGGGAATCGTGTACCACAACGTCGCGGATCACACTTCCATTCTGAAGTTCATTCAATGGAATTGGAATCTGCCGTCATTGAACTCGCGGAACGAGCGGTTGGATGACCTGCGAGGAATGTTTACGTTCTGA